A genomic stretch from Sinorhizobium terangae includes:
- a CDS encoding glutathione S-transferase family protein, whose amino-acid sequence MPTLYHHPMSSASRFVRLILSEYGYQTELSEEQPWENRRDFLALNPAGTLPVYVDDSMRALCGATIISEYLDETSGIMKRDRRLLAEDPFQRAEIRRLTEWFLQKMEADVTRPLVRERIFKLQMTPDQGGGAPDSKILRTSRANIRQHMKYLSWLAGSRPWLAGDRISYADLAAAAAISVLDYLGEIDWSEAPTAKEWYQRLKSRPSFRPLLGERVRGVTPVSHYADLDF is encoded by the coding sequence ATGCCGACACTCTATCATCACCCCATGTCCTCCGCCTCCCGGTTCGTACGCCTGATTCTTTCGGAATACGGCTACCAGACAGAGCTGAGCGAGGAGCAGCCCTGGGAGAACCGGCGCGACTTTCTGGCGCTCAATCCGGCGGGCACGCTGCCTGTCTATGTCGACGACAGCATGCGCGCGCTTTGCGGCGCGACGATCATTTCGGAATATCTCGATGAGACCAGCGGCATCATGAAGCGCGACCGCCGGTTGCTCGCCGAGGATCCGTTCCAGCGAGCGGAGATTCGCCGGCTCACCGAATGGTTCCTGCAGAAGATGGAAGCCGACGTGACACGCCCCTTGGTGCGCGAACGCATCTTCAAGCTGCAGATGACCCCGGATCAGGGTGGAGGTGCGCCGGATTCGAAAATCCTGCGCACCTCGCGCGCCAATATCCGCCAGCACATGAAATATCTCTCCTGGCTCGCGGGCTCGCGCCCGTGGCTTGCGGGCGACCGCATCTCCTATGCCGACCTCGCCGCGGCGGCCGCGATCTCCGTGCTCGACTACCTCGGCGAGATCGACTGGTCCGAGGCACCGACGGCCAAGGAGTGGTATCAGCGATTGAAATCCCGCCCGTCCTTTCGGCCGCTGCTCGGCGAGCGCGTGCGGGGCGTCACACCGGTTTCGCACTATGCGGACCTCGATTTTTGA
- the queG gene encoding tRNA epoxyqueuosine(34) reductase QueG, whose translation MPGDAVRAENQGRKRSTLTAFLKSEAADKGFDICRITRPDAIPEAPARLRQFLAEGAHGTMEWLAETAERRSDPRVLWSNVRSIVMFGMNYGPEDDPRAILSRRERGAISVYAQNRDYHDVVKGRLKEIATRFAARAGEDVKVFVDTAPVMEKPLAEKAGIGWQGKHTNLVSREYGSWLFLGSLFTTADLDFDEPERDHCGSCRACLDACPTGAFPAPYQIDARRCISYLTIEHKGPIEPELRPLIGNRIYGCDDCLAACPWNKFARSASEMKLKPRDDLKEPELNFLLTLDDAAFRTFFSGSPVKRIGRDRFVRNALIAAGNSGEKGLIPHCKALVRDASPTVRGMAIWALSRLLPRDELVAFAGQCELETDNDVLSEWEMAGVSRCMS comes from the coding sequence ATGCCTGGCGACGCTGTAAGAGCGGAGAACCAGGGGAGGAAACGCAGCACACTGACCGCGTTCCTGAAGAGCGAGGCGGCAGACAAGGGCTTCGATATCTGTCGCATCACCAGGCCGGACGCCATCCCTGAGGCGCCCGCACGGCTGAGACAGTTTCTGGCCGAAGGCGCCCATGGCACGATGGAGTGGCTCGCCGAAACGGCAGAACGCCGGTCCGATCCCCGCGTGCTGTGGAGCAACGTCCGCTCGATCGTCATGTTCGGCATGAACTACGGTCCCGAGGACGATCCGCGCGCGATCCTCAGCAGGCGGGAGCGGGGGGCGATTTCGGTTTATGCGCAGAACCGCGATTACCACGATGTCGTCAAGGGGCGGCTCAAGGAGATCGCGACGCGCTTTGCCGCCCGCGCCGGCGAGGACGTGAAAGTCTTCGTGGACACGGCCCCGGTCATGGAAAAGCCGCTCGCCGAGAAGGCCGGTATCGGCTGGCAGGGCAAGCACACTAATCTCGTCAGCCGCGAATACGGTTCGTGGCTGTTTCTCGGCAGCCTTTTCACGACCGCCGATCTCGATTTCGACGAGCCCGAACGCGACCATTGCGGCTCCTGTCGCGCCTGCCTCGATGCCTGCCCGACCGGCGCCTTTCCGGCGCCTTACCAGATCGACGCACGGCGCTGCATTTCCTACCTGACGATCGAGCACAAGGGGCCGATCGAGCCCGAGCTCCGCCCTCTGATCGGCAACCGGATCTATGGCTGCGACGACTGTCTTGCGGCCTGCCCGTGGAACAAGTTCGCGCGTTCGGCCTCTGAGATGAAGCTCAAGCCCCGCGACGACCTGAAGGAGCCGGAATTGAATTTCCTGCTGACCTTGGACGATGCGGCGTTTCGCACCTTCTTCTCCGGTTCTCCGGTTAAACGCATCGGCCGCGACCGTTTCGTCAGAAACGCCTTGATCGCGGCCGGCAATTCCGGCGAAAAAGGTCTGATACCGCATTGCAAGGCATTGGTGCGCGACGCTTCCCCAACAGTAAGGGGCATGGCCATCTGGGCGCTCTCGCGGCTATTGCCGCGCGACGAACTTGTCGCCTTCGCCGGGCAGTGTGAGCTGGAAACCGACAACGACGTTCTTTCCGAATGGGAAATGGCAGGAGTAAGCCGATGCATGTCCTGA
- a CDS encoding undecaprenyl-diphosphate phosphatase: MADQSIISALVLGLVEGLTEFIPVSSTAHVLLAGHFLGFRSPGNTFAVLIQLGAILAILLVYFHRLLKITLALPSSALARRFVLSVLIAFLPAAVIGAAAHGFIKSVLFETPMLICIVLIVGGVILYAIDHLPLKPRYTDVMDYPPSLAFKIGLFQCLAMIPGTSRSGATIAGALLMGTDKRSAAEFSFFLAMPTMVGAFTIDLYKNRDALSFDDMTLIAVGFIAAFVAGVFVVRSLLDFVSYRGFTPFAIWRIIIGVAGLIGLWLLG, translated from the coding sequence ATGGCGGATCAATCGATCATCAGCGCGCTCGTTCTCGGGCTTGTCGAGGGACTGACCGAGTTCATCCCCGTGTCGTCGACGGCGCATGTTCTTCTTGCCGGCCACTTCCTCGGCTTCAGGTCACCCGGAAATACCTTCGCCGTTCTCATCCAGCTCGGTGCGATCCTCGCGATCCTGCTGGTCTATTTCCACCGGCTGCTCAAGATCACGCTGGCCTTGCCGTCAAGCGCGCTGGCACGTCGCTTCGTGCTCTCGGTGCTCATCGCCTTTCTTCCGGCGGCGGTCATTGGTGCCGCGGCCCACGGCTTCATCAAGTCGGTGCTTTTTGAAACACCGATGCTGATCTGTATCGTGTTGATCGTCGGCGGCGTCATCCTCTACGCGATTGACCATCTGCCGCTTAAACCCCGTTACACCGATGTGATGGACTATCCGCCATCGCTGGCTTTCAAAATCGGCCTCTTTCAGTGCCTTGCGATGATTCCGGGCACGTCGCGTTCCGGCGCCACGATTGCCGGTGCTCTGCTGATGGGAACCGACAAGCGTTCCGCGGCAGAGTTTTCCTTCTTTCTTGCCATGCCGACGATGGTCGGCGCCTTCACCATCGATCTCTACAAGAACCGCGATGCGCTGTCCTTCGACGATATGACGCTGATTGCGGTCGGCTTCATCGCCGCCTTCGTGGCCGGGGTGTTTGTCGTGCGCTCGCTGCTCGATTTCGTCTCGTACCGCGGCTTCACGCCCTTCGCGATCTGGCGGATCATCATCGGCGTCGCAGGTCTGATCGGCCTTTGGCTTCTTGGATAG
- a CDS encoding septal ring lytic transglycosylase RlpA family protein encodes MKPANIKTAAAAVLFTVGMGLVSASDSQAAGSACGGASWYALTSKTASGERMNAARLTAAHRSLKFGTKVAVTNKRNGKTVVVRINDRGPFIRGRVLDLSKAAASQIGMIRSGTASICYQVINS; translated from the coding sequence TTGAAACCAGCGAACATTAAAACTGCTGCCGCAGCAGTGCTATTCACCGTCGGGATGGGGTTGGTCTCGGCATCCGATAGTCAGGCAGCAGGGTCCGCTTGCGGCGGTGCATCCTGGTACGCACTGACCTCCAAGACCGCGTCCGGCGAAAGAATGAACGCCGCGCGGCTCACCGCCGCCCACCGCAGCCTCAAATTCGGCACGAAGGTCGCAGTCACCAACAAGCGCAACGGCAAGACGGTCGTCGTCCGCATCAACGATCGCGGTCCATTCATTCGCGGCCGCGTGCTCGATCTGTCGAAGGCGGCCGCCTCGCAAATCGGCATGATCCGCTCGGGAACCGCCAGCATCTGTTACCAGGTCATCAATTCCTGA
- a CDS encoding SDR family oxidoreductase — protein sequence MHVLILGAGYSGTAIAKALAPAAQSMTGTTRSPERLSELAQAGIRPLLYDGTAISAELADAMRQATHLVQSIAPGRDGDPMFRAGVQPLPELLPNLRWIGYLSTVGVYGDHKGAWVTEDTPYKPVSQRSVERVEAEDAWLHYGAQQRIPVAILRLAGIYGPGRNAFRNLAEGTARRLVKPNQVFNRIRVEDIGSAAAFLANRGMGGVFNVTDDEPAAPQDVVAEAARLMGVEPPPEIPFETAELSPMARSFYGENKRVSNARLREAGFQFAFPNYRVSLAQLWQSGAWRGK from the coding sequence ATGCATGTCCTGATTCTTGGCGCCGGCTATTCCGGCACGGCGATCGCGAAAGCGCTGGCGCCTGCCGCCCAGTCCATGACCGGCACAACTCGTTCGCCCGAAAGGCTCTCCGAACTCGCACAAGCCGGGATTCGCCCCCTCCTTTACGATGGAACGGCGATATCCGCCGAGCTCGCGGACGCTATGCGCCAGGCAACCCACCTCGTCCAGTCAATTGCCCCGGGACGCGACGGCGACCCGATGTTCCGCGCCGGCGTCCAGCCGTTGCCCGAGCTTTTGCCGAACCTTCGCTGGATCGGCTATCTTTCCACCGTCGGCGTCTATGGCGACCACAAGGGCGCCTGGGTGACGGAAGACACGCCCTACAAGCCGGTTTCCCAGCGTTCGGTCGAGCGGGTCGAGGCTGAGGATGCCTGGCTTCACTACGGCGCGCAGCAGCGCATTCCCGTCGCGATCCTGCGCCTTGCCGGCATCTACGGTCCGGGGCGCAATGCCTTTCGCAATCTCGCCGAAGGCACGGCACGCCGGCTGGTGAAGCCAAACCAGGTCTTCAACCGCATTCGTGTCGAAGACATCGGATCGGCTGCCGCCTTTCTCGCCAACCGTGGCATGGGTGGAGTCTTCAACGTCACCGACGATGAGCCGGCCGCGCCGCAGGACGTGGTAGCGGAAGCCGCCCGGCTCATGGGCGTCGAGCCGCCACCGGAAATTCCCTTCGAGACCGCCGAACTGTCGCCAATGGCGCGCTCCTTCTATGGCGAGAACAAGCGCGTCTCGAATGCACGCCTTCGCGAGGCTGGCTTCCAATTCGCCTTCCCGAACTATCGCGTGTCGCTTGCACAGTTGTGGCAATCCGGCGCCTGGCGCGGCAAGTAG